From the genome of Marixanthomonas ophiurae, one region includes:
- the panC gene encoding pantoate--beta-alanine ligase produces MSVYTNRESLLAALTPRRKSKKIGFVPTMGALHQGHLTLVNKALEENDCVVISIFVNPTQFNNTEDLEKYPRDLETDVALLKSLGKNIIIYAPEASDLYGDSITATDYNFQGLEHEMEGKHREGHFNGVGTILNIFFRIIEPDNAYFGEKDFQQLQIVKKLVEIENLPLNIVGVPIVREKSGLALSSRNKRLTETYKKEAVLISKMLKEVKERFASHSISELNRFVKETFDKNDQLALEYFEIANEKTLKTAIKKSKNEKYRAFIAVFAGEIRLIDNMALN; encoded by the coding sequence ATGAGCGTATATACCAACCGAGAATCGCTTTTAGCTGCTCTCACACCTAGGCGGAAATCTAAAAAAATTGGCTTCGTCCCTACTATGGGAGCTTTACACCAAGGCCACCTAACCCTTGTTAATAAAGCATTAGAAGAAAACGACTGTGTAGTTATAAGCATTTTTGTAAACCCCACCCAATTTAACAATACAGAAGATTTAGAAAAATACCCAAGGGATCTAGAAACAGATGTAGCTTTATTAAAATCGTTAGGGAAAAACATAATAATCTACGCACCAGAAGCTTCTGACTTGTATGGGGATTCAATTACTGCCACAGATTATAACTTTCAAGGCTTAGAACACGAGATGGAGGGCAAACATCGTGAAGGTCACTTTAACGGGGTAGGTACTATTTTAAATATTTTCTTCCGAATTATTGAACCAGATAATGCTTATTTTGGTGAAAAAGACTTTCAGCAATTACAAATTGTAAAAAAACTCGTTGAAATTGAGAATCTCCCTCTAAACATAGTGGGAGTACCTATTGTTCGTGAAAAAAGCGGTCTAGCTTTAAGTTCCCGAAACAAACGCCTTACCGAAACTTATAAAAAGGAAGCCGTTTTAATTTCAAAAATGCTAAAAGAAGTGAAAGAGCGATTTGCGTCACATTCTATTTCAGAATTAAACCGTTTTGTGAAAGAAACATTCGATAAAAACGACCAATTAGCCCTAGAATATTTTGAAATAGCTAATGAAAAAACCTTAAAAACAGCAATAAAAAAGTCTAAAAACGAGAAATATAGAGCCTTTATAGCTGTTTTTGCAGGAGAAATAAGATTAATAGATAATATGGCTCTAAATTAA
- a CDS encoding tetratricopeptide repeat-containing sensor histidine kinase has protein sequence MKQLLLLTFYTFSLFVSAQETDAKINVLTQKINTSEKGKKLKLMESLSNYIYFETNRDPDSILAETIDFALQVDSLNVAIYQLSNWMDYLNNRKTNPEKALRKYKNYSKQAFLLQNNKTKAKLYLNIGDSYYYLKEYEKAIEYYDTTEVFAKCAEEKKLLGLAMMYKAGTQSQMGRFAESSQGLQESIRIFRQSKDTFNIISAKNSLSILYSQNGFFNEAKKERDEAINLAKGINSRTHLISFYVNAATDAKKQNHTKSRIENLLLAKKISDNSSHSGFYNSILCSHLSIAYAQQDSIDLAEKYLQKLEEILKTNESQQNKVGYIEALKNVWFAKKNYSKALQYGKEHLEITRKTSDFENVMNAEKFLVDVYEAQNNNSQAYQHFKVYERIKDSISNVQKVKGLSYFQTLYETEKRDSQIEVQQSDIALLDAENRLKNQWLLFGGLGMLGLFGGVLLVRSRSAVKKRQKLQERFSQDLIKAQEEERTRVARELHDSVGQKLMLLTKRTKTAGDADMESLAGNTLEELRSISRGLHPATLEKLGVTKAIETMINEVDANTNIFFTNEIENIDGDLNQDQALHLYRIIQEVLNNMVKHAEAKAASVSIHRKGKTIEALIKDNGNGFEYSEKLNSGESLGMKTLLERAKIIQSKLTIQSAHLKGTSILLQIPT, from the coding sequence ATGAAACAACTTTTACTTCTCACATTTTATACTTTCAGCTTATTCGTTTCAGCTCAAGAAACCGATGCAAAGATAAATGTACTTACCCAAAAAATAAACACTTCAGAAAAAGGAAAAAAATTGAAGTTGATGGAGAGTTTGTCCAACTATATTTATTTTGAAACCAATCGTGATCCTGATTCAATTTTAGCAGAAACTATCGATTTTGCTCTACAAGTAGATTCATTAAATGTTGCCATCTATCAGCTTTCAAACTGGATGGATTATTTAAATAACAGAAAAACAAACCCTGAAAAAGCCTTGCGGAAATATAAAAATTATAGTAAACAGGCTTTTTTGCTTCAAAACAATAAGACAAAAGCAAAATTGTATTTAAATATAGGCGATAGTTACTATTACTTAAAAGAATATGAAAAGGCCATTGAATATTATGATACTACAGAGGTTTTTGCAAAATGTGCAGAAGAAAAAAAATTGTTGGGTCTTGCAATGATGTATAAGGCGGGAACGCAAAGTCAAATGGGGCGTTTTGCCGAAAGCTCACAAGGCTTACAAGAATCAATTAGAATATTTAGACAATCAAAAGATACTTTCAATATAATAAGTGCAAAAAACTCACTCTCCATATTATATAGCCAAAACGGGTTTTTTAACGAAGCCAAAAAAGAACGTGACGAAGCAATTAATTTGGCAAAAGGAATTAATAGCAGAACACATTTAATTTCATTTTATGTTAATGCGGCAACCGATGCCAAAAAACAAAACCATACAAAAAGCAGGATTGAAAATTTGCTATTGGCTAAAAAAATATCGGATAATTCTTCTCATTCAGGCTTTTACAATTCAATTTTGTGTTCACATCTTAGTATTGCTTATGCACAGCAAGACAGCATTGATCTTGCAGAAAAATATTTACAGAAACTGGAAGAAATATTAAAAACAAATGAAAGCCAACAAAACAAAGTAGGTTATATTGAGGCTTTAAAAAACGTTTGGTTTGCGAAAAAAAATTATTCTAAAGCGTTGCAATACGGGAAAGAGCACTTAGAGATTACCAGGAAAACTTCCGATTTTGAAAATGTTATGAATGCCGAAAAATTTTTAGTTGATGTCTATGAAGCACAGAATAATAACTCTCAAGCATATCAACATTTTAAAGTGTATGAAAGGATAAAAGATTCTATTTCAAACGTTCAAAAGGTTAAAGGGTTAAGCTATTTTCAAACCTTGTATGAAACTGAAAAAAGGGATTCACAAATAGAAGTGCAGCAAAGTGACATTGCGTTGCTTGATGCCGAAAATAGGCTCAAAAACCAGTGGTTGCTTTTTGGTGGGTTGGGAATGTTGGGTTTGTTTGGTGGAGTATTGTTGGTGCGCTCTCGATCTGCAGTCAAAAAACGACAGAAACTTCAGGAACGGTTTTCACAAGATTTAATAAAAGCACAAGAAGAAGAGCGAACTCGTGTAGCCCGGGAGCTTCACGATAGTGTGGGGCAAAAATTGATGTTGCTCACCAAGAGAACCAAAACAGCAGGCGATGCTGATATGGAATCGTTAGCAGGGAATACACTGGAAGAACTTAGAAGCATTTCAAGAGGCCTCCATCCGGCAACCCTTGAAAAGTTAGGTGTCACCAAAGCCATTGAAACGATGATAAACGAGGTTGATGCGAATACGAATATTTTCTTCACCAATGAGATTGAGAACATCGATGGTGATTTAAACCAAGATCAGGCGTTACATTTGTACCGTATAATACAAGAAGTACTCAATAATATGGTAAAACATGCCGAAGCTAAAGCAGCTTCGGTAAGCATACATAGAAAAGGAAAAACCATTGAAGCACTTATTAAAGATAATGGTAATGGTTTTGAGTATTCAGAAAAACTGAATAGCGGTGAAAGCTTAGGTATGAAAACCCTGTTAGAACGCGCCAAAATAATTCAATCTAAACTAACCATACAAAGTGCACATTTAAAAGGTACGTCTATTTTATTGCAAATTCCTACTTAA
- a CDS encoding M23 family metallopeptidase — protein sequence MKIKIFAIATFLVLLGCKQIQKATDVVTQPTAREVYERDFDDENLQFTSWKAAYNRAFNDSLKIELPYTETGVFNSENHLVYSYLVFVQEGEKLVISTELETDSLSVFIDLFQKKNDSIFQQKPKLSNEPSTASVTYESTKNETIKLIIQPELAANTSFSFKIYSVPTYGFPVSGATNKNIQSYWGATRDGGKRSHEGVDIFAERGTPILAVTDGRISSTGNRGLGGKQVWLRDGLFGSSVYYAHLDSIATSSGKRVKRGDTLGFVGNTGNAKTTAPHLHFGIYKGYSGAINPLPFIKKQEIPEVKNANTNLFGTVTRNNAKLRLGSSTKFQQIASLQKNDSVSILGKNNSWYHIQKNNSLKGFIHQSLLKPTSSN from the coding sequence ATGAAAATAAAAATATTCGCTATTGCAACATTCCTTGTATTATTAGGATGTAAACAAATACAAAAAGCAACCGATGTCGTTACACAACCTACCGCCAGAGAAGTGTACGAACGTGATTTTGATGATGAAAACCTACAATTTACTTCTTGGAAAGCTGCTTATAATCGAGCATTCAACGACAGTTTAAAAATTGAACTTCCGTATACTGAAACGGGAGTTTTCAATTCCGAAAATCATCTAGTTTATAGTTATTTGGTTTTTGTTCAAGAAGGAGAAAAGCTGGTGATTTCTACTGAGCTAGAAACCGATTCATTATCTGTATTTATCGATTTATTTCAGAAAAAAAACGATTCTATATTTCAACAAAAGCCAAAACTAAGTAACGAGCCAAGCACAGCATCGGTAACGTATGAAAGCACTAAAAATGAAACGATAAAACTTATCATTCAACCAGAATTAGCTGCAAACACTTCTTTTTCTTTTAAAATTTATTCTGTTCCCACCTATGGTTTTCCAGTAAGCGGTGCCACAAACAAAAACATCCAAAGTTATTGGGGTGCCACACGAGATGGCGGAAAACGTTCACACGAAGGGGTGGATATTTTTGCCGAACGAGGAACACCTATTTTAGCAGTAACCGATGGCCGCATTTCATCTACCGGCAACCGCGGTTTAGGTGGCAAACAGGTTTGGCTGCGCGATGGACTTTTTGGTAGTTCTGTTTATTACGCACATTTAGATAGTATTGCAACTTCCAGTGGAAAACGTGTAAAAAGAGGCGACACATTGGGGTTTGTAGGGAATACCGGAAACGCAAAAACCACGGCACCACATTTACACTTCGGAATTTATAAAGGCTATTCGGGAGCTATCAACCCGTTACCGTTTATTAAAAAGCAAGAAATTCCTGAAGTTAAAAATGCCAATACAAATCTCTTCGGAACAGTAACCCGCAATAATGCCAAATTGCGATTAGGTTCATCAACCAAATTTCAGCAAATAGCTAGTTTGCAAAAAAACGATTCGGTTTCAATTCTTGGAAAGAATAACAGTTGGTATCACATTCAGAAAAACAATTCGTTAAAAGGCTTTATTCATCAATCGTTATTGAAACCCACTTCTTCAAATTAA
- the panD gene encoding aspartate 1-decarboxylase: MQVHVVKSKIHRVKVTGADLNYIGSITIDEDLMEAANIIEGEKVQIVNNNNGERLETYAIPGPRNSGEITLNGAAARKVAPGDILILITYAMMSIEEAKQFKPALVFPNEENNLLK, encoded by the coding sequence ATGCAAGTACACGTAGTAAAATCTAAAATTCACAGAGTTAAAGTTACCGGTGCAGACCTCAACTATATTGGCAGTATTACCATTGATGAAGATTTAATGGAAGCCGCTAATATTATTGAAGGTGAAAAAGTACAAATTGTTAACAATAACAATGGTGAACGCCTAGAAACATATGCAATACCGGGACCTCGCAATAGTGGCGAAATAACCCTCAATGGCGCCGCTGCTAGAAAAGTTGCTCCGGGCGATATTTTAATACTCATTACATACGCTATGATGAGCATAGAAGAAGCCAAACAATTTAAACCTGCGTTGGTTTTCCCAAATGAAGAAAACAACCTTTTAAAGTAA
- a CDS encoding alpha/beta hydrolase, producing MKKIIFLVLCCLVTISTSAQILYEEFNSEKLQETRKLKIQLPRNYDANSEKVYPIVIVLDADYLFEPVAGNVDYLSYWEDMPESIVVGVMQGESRYDDCNYDDTNFFPAEKGADFFEFIGLELLPYIDNNYRTAKFTIAVGHDFTANFINYYLFKDPPLFNGYISLSPDLAPLLDERIPQRIPEIESKIFYYLATGTDDIKSLMDVTKLLNEPLQKIEKDNFEYYFDNFDGATHYSLVSRGIPNALEKIFSVYRPISKKEYNEVLLKMESPVDEYLKEKYNTIETLFGLTNPIRVNDFIATATAAEKLKQWESLREIGTMAKKQYPDKNMSDYYLGRYYEETGESKKAMRTFQGGFDKEETDFITVDMLLDRADKIKADFGY from the coding sequence ATGAAAAAAATAATATTCCTCGTCCTTTGTTGCTTAGTAACCATTTCAACTTCCGCACAAATTCTTTATGAAGAATTCAACTCCGAAAAACTACAGGAAACCCGAAAGTTAAAAATACAACTTCCCCGAAATTACGACGCAAATTCCGAAAAAGTGTATCCGATTGTCATTGTACTCGATGCCGATTATCTATTTGAGCCTGTTGCCGGAAACGTGGATTACCTTAGCTATTGGGAAGATATGCCAGAAAGTATTGTTGTAGGCGTTATGCAAGGCGAGTCGCGCTATGATGACTGTAACTATGATGACACTAATTTTTTTCCTGCTGAAAAAGGCGCCGATTTTTTTGAATTTATTGGCCTTGAGCTGTTACCTTATATAGATAATAATTACCGTACGGCAAAATTTACCATCGCTGTAGGTCACGATTTCACTGCAAACTTTATTAATTACTATCTTTTTAAAGACCCGCCGCTTTTTAATGGGTACATTAGCTTAAGTCCAGATTTAGCTCCGTTGCTAGACGAGCGCATACCTCAACGGATTCCTGAAATAGAATCTAAGATTTTTTATTATTTGGCTACGGGAACTGACGATATTAAATCATTGATGGACGTTACAAAATTACTTAACGAACCTTTACAAAAAATAGAAAAAGACAATTTTGAATATTATTTTGATAATTTTGATGGTGCTACCCATTATTCCCTTGTAAGCCGGGGAATTCCTAACGCCTTAGAAAAAATATTTTCTGTTTACCGCCCTATTAGTAAAAAAGAATATAATGAGGTTCTTTTAAAAATGGAAAGTCCAGTGGACGAATACCTTAAAGAAAAGTACAATACAATTGAAACGCTGTTTGGCCTGACAAATCCTATTAGGGTAAATGATTTTATTGCAACTGCTACAGCTGCCGAAAAATTGAAGCAATGGGAGTCACTTCGAGAAATTGGCACGATGGCAAAAAAACAATATCCAGATAAAAACATGAGCGACTATTACCTAGGTCGTTATTATGAAGAGACAGGCGAATCTAAAAAGGCCATGCGAACCTTTCAAGGAGGTTTTGATAAAGAAGAAACCGATTTTATAACGGTAGATATGTTATTGGATCGTGCCGATAAAATAAAAGCAGACTTTGGTTATTAA
- the radA gene encoding DNA repair protein RadA, translated as MAKTKTTFFCQNCGAQYSKWQGKCTSCGEWNTIAEEVIQKAEKVTWKPASANAKRAAKPLRISEISNVSEARMNTKNNELNRVLGGGLVPGSLTLLGGEPGIGKSTLMLQVALQLPYKTLYVSGEESAQQIKMRAERIQPVSENCYILTETKTQNIFRNIEETEPDIVVIDSIQTLHTDQIESSAGSISQIRETTTELIKFAKETATPVILIGHITKDGNIAGPKILEHMVDTVLQFEGDRNHVYRILRAQKNRFGSTNELGIYEMQGSGLREVSNPSEILISKNQEDLSGTAISATLEGMRPLMIEIQALVSSAVYGTPQRSATGYNSKRLNMLLAVLEKRAGFKLGAKDVFLNVTGGISVDDPAIDLAVVAAVLSSNIDVAIDKSLCFAAEVGLAGEVRPVTRVEQRILEAEKLGFGSIIVSKHCKFPKQKFTINIIKVAKVHDVVRHLFG; from the coding sequence ATGGCAAAAACCAAAACCACTTTTTTCTGTCAAAACTGCGGCGCACAATATTCAAAATGGCAAGGCAAATGTACGTCTTGTGGCGAATGGAATACCATCGCCGAAGAAGTTATTCAAAAAGCTGAAAAGGTAACTTGGAAACCGGCTTCAGCAAACGCAAAAAGAGCAGCAAAGCCCTTACGTATTTCTGAAATATCTAATGTTTCAGAAGCGAGAATGAATACAAAAAACAACGAGCTTAACCGCGTGTTGGGTGGCGGATTGGTTCCTGGCTCTCTAACGTTATTGGGCGGTGAACCTGGTATTGGGAAAAGTACGTTAATGCTTCAAGTAGCCTTGCAACTACCCTACAAAACACTCTATGTTTCAGGGGAAGAAAGCGCGCAACAAATTAAAATGCGTGCCGAACGCATACAACCGGTTTCAGAAAATTGCTACATTCTTACCGAAACAAAAACACAAAATATCTTCCGAAATATTGAAGAAACCGAACCCGATATTGTGGTGATCGATTCCATTCAAACCCTACATACAGACCAAATTGAGAGCAGTGCCGGAAGTATTTCGCAAATACGGGAAACCACTACCGAGCTTATAAAGTTTGCTAAGGAAACAGCTACGCCTGTAATTTTAATTGGTCATATTACCAAAGATGGCAATATTGCTGGTCCAAAAATTTTGGAACATATGGTCGATACTGTGCTTCAGTTTGAAGGCGACCGAAACCACGTGTACCGAATACTGCGTGCTCAAAAAAATCGCTTCGGAAGTACAAACGAATTAGGGATTTACGAAATGCAAGGCAGCGGACTTAGAGAAGTCTCTAATCCTTCGGAAATATTAATTTCTAAAAACCAAGAAGACCTCAGCGGAACAGCTATCTCCGCAACACTAGAAGGCATGCGTCCGTTGATGATTGAAATACAAGCTTTGGTAAGTTCTGCCGTCTACGGAACTCCACAACGAAGCGCAACTGGTTATAATTCGAAACGATTGAACATGCTACTAGCCGTTCTGGAAAAACGCGCTGGCTTTAAACTGGGCGCTAAAGATGTATTTTTAAATGTCACTGGCGGGATTTCGGTAGACGACCCAGCCATCGATTTAGCGGTTGTTGCCGCAGTACTTTCTTCAAACATCGATGTAGCAATTGATAAATCCTTATGTTTTGCTGCCGAAGTTGGTCTGGCAGGCGAAGTACGTCCCGTAACCCGAGTAGAACAACGTATTCTGGAAGCGGAAAAGTTAGGTTTTGGCAGTATTATTGTGTCTAAACACTGCAAATTTCCAAAACAAAAGTTCACCATCAACATTATAAAAGTGGCGAAGGTACACGATGTGGTTCGACATCTGTTTGGCTAA
- a CDS encoding glycogen/starch synthase: MKDKRVLYVSSEVIPYLPETEISSMSFEAPKMVNDNGGQIRIFMPRYGNINERRHQLHEVIRLSGMNLVINDLDMPLIIKVASIPKERMQVYFIDNDDYFKRKATFADEEGNYFGDNDERAIFFAKGVIETVKKLNWSPDIIHVHGWLASFLPLYLRNYYGTEPLFENSKIVTSVYNQGFDGTLNNNVMEKILFDGIEEESIEELKEPNYVNMMKVAVKNSDAAIIGSEELPEEMENFLNNLDKPVLKYHKKEEFSEAYLDFYQSELS, translated from the coding sequence ATGAAAGATAAAAGAGTCTTGTATGTGTCTTCTGAAGTAATTCCTTATCTACCGGAGACCGAGATTTCTTCCATGTCGTTTGAAGCCCCTAAAATGGTTAATGACAATGGTGGTCAAATTCGAATTTTTATGCCACGTTATGGCAATATAAATGAAAGACGCCATCAACTACATGAAGTAATACGTTTAAGTGGGATGAATTTGGTGATAAATGATTTAGATATGCCATTGATCATTAAAGTCGCTTCCATTCCCAAAGAGCGTATGCAAGTATATTTCATTGATAATGACGATTACTTTAAGCGTAAAGCAACTTTTGCAGACGAAGAAGGAAACTATTTTGGTGATAATGATGAGCGTGCAATCTTTTTCGCGAAAGGTGTAATAGAAACAGTTAAAAAATTAAATTGGTCGCCAGACATTATCCACGTACATGGTTGGTTGGCTTCCTTTTTGCCTTTATACTTAAGAAACTACTACGGAACAGAACCTTTGTTTGAAAATAGTAAAATAGTTACCTCTGTATACAATCAAGGCTTTGATGGAACGTTAAACAATAATGTAATGGAAAAAATATTGTTTGATGGTATTGAAGAGGAAAGCATAGAAGAGTTGAAAGAGCCTAATTATGTTAATATGATGAAAGTGGCTGTAAAAAACTCTGATGCTGCTATTATTGGCTCTGAAGAACTACCCGAAGAAATGGAAAACTTCCTTAACAACTTGGATAAACCGGTGTTAAAATATCACAAAAAAGAAGAGTTTTCCGAAGCATATTTAGACTTTTACCAGTCAGAATTATCATAA
- a CDS encoding acyl-CoA dehydrogenase family protein: MSFFSKIKQTISLLKDVDLDALGKLSQKVDLPEVMTAVGQLDDRQLKGLMKMLKSQGKKGQHNLPPIDGDFYNLSLKLTERQREIQLKVRHFMEKEVKPIANEYWNKAEFPFEIIPKMAELDICGIAYEGIGPDEQSFLMEGIIAMELARVDVSISTFFGVHSGLAMGSIYVCGSEEQKQEWLPKMQRMEKIGAFGLTEPDVGSAVAGGLGTTCRQEGDEWVLNGQKKWIGNATFADVIIIWARDEESDRVKGFLVRKGNPGFKAEKMENKMALRTVQNALITMKDCRVPESDRLQKCESFKDTAQVLKMTRAAVAWQAVGCARGAYESALKYTKKREQFGRPIASFQLIQNHLVEMVSNLTAMQTLCFRLSELQDEDLLTDEHASLAKVFCSMRTRDVVSRAREVMGGNGILLEHDVARFVADAEAIYSYEGTKEINSLIVGRAITGYSAFVS, translated from the coding sequence ATGTCTTTCTTTTCAAAAATTAAACAAACCATATCGTTGTTAAAAGATGTAGATCTTGATGCCCTAGGGAAATTATCTCAAAAAGTAGATTTACCCGAAGTAATGACTGCGGTTGGCCAATTGGATGATCGTCAATTAAAAGGATTGATGAAGATGCTGAAAAGTCAAGGCAAAAAAGGACAGCACAATTTACCGCCCATCGATGGTGATTTTTATAATCTAAGTTTAAAATTAACCGAACGTCAGCGCGAAATTCAGTTAAAAGTGCGGCATTTTATGGAAAAGGAAGTGAAGCCAATTGCTAACGAATATTGGAACAAAGCCGAATTTCCTTTTGAAATAATCCCAAAAATGGCCGAATTAGACATCTGCGGAATTGCCTATGAAGGCATTGGTCCAGACGAACAAAGCTTTTTAATGGAAGGAATTATCGCCATGGAATTAGCCCGTGTTGATGTATCTATCTCAACGTTCTTTGGTGTACACAGTGGTCTGGCGATGGGTTCTATTTACGTATGTGGAAGTGAAGAACAAAAACAAGAATGGCTCCCTAAAATGCAGCGCATGGAAAAAATTGGTGCCTTTGGTTTAACCGAACCTGATGTAGGGTCGGCGGTTGCCGGTGGTTTGGGCACTACGTGTAGACAAGAAGGTGATGAGTGGGTTCTTAACGGACAAAAAAAGTGGATTGGAAATGCCACGTTTGCCGATGTGATTATTATTTGGGCAAGAGACGAAGAAAGTGATCGCGTTAAAGGGTTTTTAGTTAGAAAAGGAAACCCTGGTTTTAAAGCTGAGAAAATGGAAAACAAAATGGCCCTTCGTACGGTTCAAAATGCTTTGATAACGATGAAAGATTGTCGTGTTCCGGAAAGTGATCGATTACAAAAATGTGAATCATTTAAAGATACGGCACAAGTGCTGAAAATGACACGTGCTGCCGTTGCTTGGCAGGCTGTAGGTTGTGCTAGAGGTGCGTATGAAAGTGCTTTAAAATACACTAAAAAACGCGAGCAGTTTGGTCGTCCTATTGCTTCGTTTCAATTGATACAAAATCATTTGGTGGAAATGGTTTCTAACTTAACTGCGATGCAAACATTGTGTTTCCGACTGTCTGAATTACAAGATGAAGACTTATTAACTGACGAACACGCATCACTTGCTAAAGTGTTTTGTAGTATGCGAACCCGAGACGTCGTAAGCCGAGCTCGCGAAGTAATGGGCGGAAACGGTATTTTATTAGAGCACGATGTTGCTCGTTTTGTAGCAGATGCTGAAGCGATTTACAGCTATGAAGGTACGAAAGAAATTAATTCACTTATTGTGGGTAGAGCAATTACTGGTTATAGTGCATTTGTTAGTTAA
- a CDS encoding response regulator transcription factor, with protein MNDKNFTIVIADDHPMLLSGLNEELTRNGYNVIGQANNGNKALSLILQLKPNIALLDIDMPLMTGLEVIKAAKDNNCETKFIILSFHREPEYVVQAKALQIDGYLLKEDSFKEIGDCMESVLNGREYFSESFDNDSLNTASEEMKKLKTLTPSEITILKLIASQKNTMEIADELCVSTRTVEKHRSNIIDKLLIEKGTNALTNWALINRVVISEI; from the coding sequence ATGAACGATAAAAACTTTACAATAGTAATTGCAGATGATCATCCTATGTTGTTGAGCGGACTTAATGAAGAGTTAACTCGTAACGGATATAATGTGATTGGCCAGGCTAATAATGGTAACAAAGCGTTGAGTTTAATTTTACAATTAAAACCTAACATTGCCTTGCTAGATATTGATATGCCCTTGATGACTGGACTGGAGGTTATTAAGGCTGCTAAAGACAACAATTGTGAAACTAAGTTTATAATTCTTTCCTTTCATCGCGAACCTGAATATGTAGTACAAGCTAAGGCTCTTCAAATTGATGGATATTTGCTAAAAGAAGACTCCTTTAAAGAAATTGGCGATTGTATGGAGTCTGTGCTTAACGGGCGGGAATATTTCAGTGAATCTTTTGATAATGATTCTTTAAATACCGCTTCAGAAGAAATGAAAAAACTTAAAACATTAACCCCTTCTGAAATTACCATACTTAAATTAATAGCGTCGCAAAAAAATACAATGGAAATTGCAGATGAACTTTGTGTATCTACACGAACCGTAGAAAAACATAGAAGCAATATTATTGATAAACTTTTAATTGAAAAAGGTACCAACGCCCTTACCAACTGGGCATTGATTAATCGTGTGGTTATTAGTGAAATTTAA
- a CDS encoding lysylphosphatidylglycerol synthase transmembrane domain-containing protein has product MKKSLTKFLKIALPLALGIFLVYYSYTKFTPEQLDEIAFYFKKADYTFIVLSVFLSLVSHIIRAVRWNLLLEPVGYKPSVVNNFMAISVAYLMNMFIPKSGEISRGIVLDKYEKVPFDKGFGTIISERVVDLVFLMAFTALALFLEFDDLYAFLTEIINPSKLILVFGALLAFGIIFLLFLNYSKSNLTQKIKQFLLGLKDGVFSIFKMKKKFSFIIQTFLIWGLYLLSFYTAMYALEDTASIPIGTVIIAFVVGSFAFAFTNSGFGSYPFFVAAILAVFGIAETAGTAFGWIVWTSNISSIIIFGGLSFLFLPIYNKGKK; this is encoded by the coding sequence TTGAAAAAATCACTTACAAAATTTCTTAAAATTGCCCTGCCATTGGCGCTGGGCATTTTTTTAGTCTATTATTCATATACTAAGTTCACTCCAGAACAACTAGACGAAATTGCTTTTTACTTTAAAAAAGCAGATTACACCTTCATTGTATTATCAGTGTTTCTCAGTTTGGTAAGCCATATAATTAGGGCTGTCCGGTGGAATTTACTATTAGAACCTGTAGGATACAAGCCTAGTGTGGTCAATAATTTTATGGCCATTTCAGTAGCCTATTTAATGAATATGTTCATCCCAAAAAGTGGTGAGATTTCACGTGGAATTGTGCTTGACAAATATGAAAAAGTGCCTTTTGATAAGGGTTTTGGAACCATTATTTCAGAACGGGTGGTTGATCTGGTTTTTTTAATGGCTTTTACCGCTTTGGCTCTATTTCTTGAATTCGATGATTTATATGCCTTTTTAACCGAAATAATCAACCCTTCAAAATTAATCCTCGTTTTTGGTGCATTGCTGGCTTTCGGGATTATTTTTCTACTTTTCTTAAACTATTCAAAATCAAATTTAACCCAAAAAATAAAACAGTTTTTACTAGGGTTGAAAGATGGTGTTTTTAGTATTTTCAAGATGAAGAAGAAGTTTTCCTTCATTATTCAAACCTTTTTAATCTGGGGGTTATACCTACTTTCTTTTTATACAGCTATGTATGCGCTTGAAGACACCGCTTCTATTCCTATTGGAACGGTAATTATCGCTTTTGTAGTAGGTAGCTTTGCATTTGCGTTTACTAATAGTGGCTTTGGTAGTTATCCATTTTTTGTAGCTGCAATCCTCGCCGTATTTGGTATTGCTGAAACTGCTGGAACAGCATTTGGCTGGATTGTTTGGACTTCAAACATAAGTTCTATTATTATTTTTGGCGGGTTGTCATTTCTATTTCTTCCTATATATAATAAGGGCAAAAAGTAA